In one Bombyx mori chromosome 4, ASM3026992v2 genomic region, the following are encoded:
- the LOC101737740 gene encoding patronin isoform X5 yields MVAMVASGYGTLRRFLSAPEGQHGANEAGVASSASVAVSSKQRASIKWLLSKAFNNRVPENLQEPFYRDHEDLEHLKPPICGGLANAELYCLALANMYSDPNYHSLNHWNILQTLVRKGIDVPDPPDCALTETVLIQTNPLKMGAHMVVIEALMKLYAREVVTADRVWAAAQRFGATLPPINSASTHEAGILCWVNAACAAFNKAEESTPPVPTVSSLQDLCEGTSLAALVSFYCPEALPRSALRVGRVASIQDCLHNLMLVHDFCANYLPHNIFHMMPEDVTYMRGSMKQNLVAMLADLFNVLEVHPVKSVKCPGSEREACNEHGVRPRRALPAPAPSPIPDLRPDRPPHDLHHAVPFAVPRSPSACSGRPAPRRSASSTPERRSCSPQRDQFVVHRGKAVTTLASLARRDDDNGYEAGPIVPAGRPTRGEGRDSFAGRRSRRGSVSDDSQLTVENFGGSQDTLHFAGRNPEKELAIVTNVRKISAPAGPLDSYNPPLRSSRQDIRGSFQLFDDYNGAPDERFKVERPPPQLSDPPAPLRRQRSTDAVNSPTTNYFTYKGGGDGGGGGGGGGGFYLGDNRDATDGEAIKTSFADLNKIRTNGDQTGAASQFGPVETEQTDRRKTTTFSTPPLNTTTWQQQFLQQENQLNGEEGAGEGGAGGGGAMAAQLNNIRLKLEEKRRRIELDKRRAEQALSRQRQQLGHQAFLQAVTRGKGARTPPEDEPKQEPALTQDMVVEPPSQSVDNVVLEQYQQSIAKMNSSLQDIQSDIARLANQQNQLQHQQHQQHQHQQAKQLFQQQPQPQLVPQSQPPPSPAPYQQHYQPNIPQLHSQFSSQHNVARSPLSGFGSTPHLPRDLRDQREMWDQRDQRDLRDVRDQYYPAQYRDMDEYSRQQFYLHDSPPPPQRRTWAQHAQHQHEQEHRGWQLHQQSQPQYQREPEPRTWRSPSPSASPQPPAERSWTPQGFTQPFHVHYSQQNGNDTQNHLSYVVSEQQHQHHTHQQHSHQQQQPLKPQQLHQRQASPAPPPPDDMQPQNISFIGNAEDDALRHGIARLNISSGTRTYRIPSPTRPTLARNSFQQEELPENEKGFYISFDNEQPKRAKPPLRPKRMSPKKERSSEAPSPERGPGAAWGDRVPAHEEPCVPRRAPSPSPERARPSSPQPAAALLIGEMNPDPNSAEEMERKKERIMLLSLQRRQRADEARARAEAAAAARRAREDAAQELKQARKEEQARRREAILQQYKLKKAIEEAEREGKVIDKSELLESMKHGSSPASSNPRLRSRGATTRARPKTIHVDTGALHAAEGMLAKQPSATNLAAGGGSVRRDYYRGSQDSLAERAGLYRDSPVDDRGGMSPSSASSGPLGRRGSCKTSRDSGLGRATPPRRAASPAHRTAASGPGSLPGALPGAIGKRRQHDDNSDVSSTHSSIMDYSGPRLYKQPTTKSNRGIMLNAVEYCVFPGAVNAEAKRRVLDEVARSESKHFLVLFRDAGCQFRALYSYCPETDLIAKLYGTGPKVVNDRMFDKFFKYNSGSKCFSQVHTKHLTVTIDAFTIHNSLWQGKKVQLPSKKDMALVI; encoded by the exons GACTTGGAACACTTGAAGCCACCTATATGCGGCGGTTTGGCCAACGCGGAGCTGTACTGCCTGGCGCTGGCCAACATGTACTCGGATCCGAACTACCATAGCCTCAACCATTGGAACATCCTGCAGACCCTAGTCAGGAAGGGAATCGACGTTCCCGACCCACCCGACTGCGCGCTCACCGAAACAGTTTTAATTCAAACGAATCCGCTAAAAATG GGCGCGCACATGGTCGTAATCGAAGCACTGATGAAGCTGTACGCTCGAGAGGTTGTGACCGCGGACCGCGTGTGGGCGGCGGCGCAGCGTTTCGGTGCTACGCTGCCGCCCATCAACTCGGCCTCCACCCACGAGGCGGGTATCCTGTGTTGGGTCAACGCGGCCTGCGCTGCATTCAACAAGGCTGAG GAATCAACTCCGCCCGTGCCGACGGTGTCCAGTCTCCAAGATCTGTGCGAAGGCACATCCTTGGCGGCGTTAGTGTCGTTCTACTGTCCCGAAGCGTTGCCTCGCTCTGCGCTGCGGGTGGGCCGCGTCGCTTCGATACAGGATTGTCTGCACAACCTGATGCTGGTGCACGACTTCTGCGCCAACTACCTGCCTCATAACATATTCCACATGATGCCCGAAGACGTCACTTACATGAGAGG gtcaatgaaacaaaatttagtAGCGATGCTCGCCGACCTGTTCAACGTGCTAGAAGTTCATCCGGTCAAATCAGTAAAGTGCCCGGGAAGCG AGCGCGAGGCGTGCAACGAGCACGGCGTGCGGCCGCGCCGCGCCCTGCCCGCCCCCGCGCCCTCGCCCATCCCCGACCTGCGCCCCGACCGCCCGCCGCACGACCTGCACCACGCCGTGCCCTTCGCAG TGCCCCGTTCGCCGTCGGCGTGCAGCGGGCGGCCCGCGCCCCGCCGCTCGGCCAGCTCGACGCCCGAGCGGCGCAGCTGCAGCCCGCAACGCGATCAGTTCGTCGTGCACCGCGGCAAGGCGGTCACCACGCTCGCCTCCCTAGCCAGGAGGGACGACGACAATG GATACGAGGCGGGTCCCATAGTGCCGGCGGGGCGGCCCACCCGCGGCGAGGGCCGGGACAGCTTCGCGGGGCGGCGGTCGCGGCGCGGCTCCGTGTCCGACGACAGCCAGCTCACGGTCGAGAACTTCGGCGGCTCGCAGGACACGCTGCACTTCGCCGGACGGAACCCCGAGAAGGAGCTGGCCATCGTCACCAACGTCAGGAAGATATCTGCGCCCGCAG GACCCTTAGACAGCTACAACCCACCCCTGCGATCATCGCGACAAGACATCCGAGGCTCATTCCAACTGTTCGACGACTACAACGGCGCTCCCGACGAACGATTCAAGGTGGAGCGGCCTCCGCCGCAGCTCAGCGACCCCCCCGCGCCGCTCCGCCGCCAGCGCAGCACGGACGCCGTCAACTCGCCGACAACCAACTACTTCACGTACAAGGGCGGCGGggacggcggcggcggcggcggcggcggcggcggcttcTACCTCGGCGATAACAGGGACGCCACCGACGGCGAAGCGATCAAGACTAGCTTCGCCGATCTCAACAAGATCAGGACTAACGGTGACCAGACAG GCGCCGCGTCACAGTTCGGTCCGGTGGAGACGGAGCAGACGGATCGGCGGAAGACCACGACGTTCTCAACGCCGCCGCTGAACACGACGACGTGGCAGCAACAGTTCTTGCAGCAGGAGAACCAACTCA ACGGCGAGGAGGGCGCCGGCGAGGGCGGCGCGGGAGGGGGCGGCGCCATGGCCGCACAGCTCAACAACATCCGCCTCAAGCTGGAGGAGAAGCGGCGGCGCATCGAGCTGGACAAGCGGCGCGCGGAGCAGGCGCTCTCCCGCCAGCGCCAGCAGCTCGGCCACCAGGCCTTCCTGCAGGCCGTCACCAGG GGCAAGGGCGCCCGCACTCCGCCGGAGGACGAGCCCAAGCAGGAACCCGCACTAACGCAG GACATGGTTGTTGAACCGCCGAGTCAATCTGTCGATAACGTGGTTTTAGAGCAATACCAGCAGTCGATAGccaa AATGAACTCGAGCCTGCAAGATATACAAAGCGACATAGCGAGATTAGCGAACCAACAGAATCAGTTGCAGCATCAGCAACATCAGCAACACCAGCATCAACAG GCGAAGCAGTTGTTCCAGCAACAACCGCAACCCCAGCTTGTACCGCAGTCGCAGCCGCCACCGTCGCCGGCGCCCTACCAGCAACACTACCAACCGAACATTCCACAGCTG CACAGCCAGTTCAGCTCACAGCACAACGTCGCTCGCTCCCCCCTCTCCGGCTTCGGGTCCACGCCGCACTTGCCGCGCGACCTGCGGGACCAGCGGGAAATGTGGGACCAGCGAGATCAACGGGATCTGCGGGACGTGCGAGATCAGTACTATCCGGCGCAGTACCGCGACATGGACGAGTACAGTCGGCAACAGTTCTACCTGCACGACAGTCCGCCCCCGCCGCAGCGACGCACGTGGGCGCAGCACGCGCAGCACCAGCACGAGCAGGAGCACCGCGGCTGGCAG TTACATCAACAAAGTCAGCCGCAGTACCAGAGAGAGCCGGAGCCCCGCACCTGGCGCTCTCCCTCCCCCTCCGCCTCTCCGCAGCCCCCCGCGGAACGGAGCTGGACTCCGCAAGGGTTTACGCAACCCTTCCATGTCCACTATTCCCAACAGAACGGCAACGACACACAAAATCACCTCAGCTACGTGGTCAGCGAACAGCAACACCAACATCACACCCATCAGCAACACTCCCACCAGCAACAACAGCCGCTTAAACCGCAACAACTACATCAGCGGCAAGCCTCCCcagcgccgccgccgcccgaCGACATGCAACCGCAGAACATTTCGTTCATTGGGAACGCGGAAGACGACGCACTGCGGCACGGCATCGCCCGCCTCAACATCTCGTCGGGCACCCGCACCTACCGCATCCCCTCCCCCACGCGACCCACGCTCGCCAGGAACTCGTTCCAGCAGGAGGAGCTCCCCGAGAACGAGAAAGGCTTTTACATATCGTTCGATAACGAACAGCCGAAGCGCGCGAAGCCCCCGCTCCGGCCGAAGCGAATGTCCCCGAAGAAGGAGAGGTCGAGCGAAGCGCCAAGCCCCGAGCGCGGTCCCGGGGCGGCGTGGGGCGACCGCGTGCCCGCGCACGAGGAGCCCTGCGTCCCGCGCCGCGCCCCCTCCCCCTCCCCCGAGCGAGCGCGGCCCAGCTCGCCGCAGCCCGCTGCCGCCCTGCTCATCGGGGAAATGAACCCGGATCCC AACTCTGCGGAGGAAATGGAACGCAAGAAGGAGCGCATAATGTTGTTGTCGCTACAACGGCGGCAGCGCGCGGACGAGGCGCGCGCGCGTGcggaggcggcggcggcggcgcggcgggcgCGCGAGGACGCCGCGCAGGAACTCAAGCAGGCGCGGAAGGAGGAGCAGGCGCGGCGCCGGGAGGCCATCCTGCAGCAGTACAAGCTCAAGAAGGCCATCGAGGAAGCCGAACGAGAG ggTAAAGTGATAGATAAGTCAGAATTATTGGAGAGTATGAAACACGGCAGCAGTCCAGCGAGCAGTAACCCTCGGCTGCGGTCCCGGGGCGCCACCACGCGCGCCCGGCCCAAGACCATCCACGTAGACACGGGCGCACTGCACGCCGCCGAGGGGATGCTCGCCAAGCAACCGTCCGCCACCAACCTCGCAG CGGGCGGCGGCTCCGTGCGGCGCGACTACTACCGCGGCTCGCAGGACTCGCTCGCCGAGCGCGCCGGCCTCTACCGCG ATTCTCCAGTAGACGACCGCGGAGGCATGTccccgagcagcgcctcgagcGGCCCCCTCGGCCGGAGGGGCTCCTGCAAGACTTCCAGAG ACTCGGGTCTCGGACGGGCCACGCCGCCGCGCCGAGCCGCCTCCCCCGCGCACCGCACCGCCGCCTCCGGGCCCGGCTCGCTGCCCGGCGCGCTGCCCGGCGCCATCGGCAAGCGCAGGCAGCACGACGACAACTCCGACGTCTCCTCCACGCACTCCTCCATCATGGACTACTCCG GTCCCCGGCTGTACAAGCAGCCGACGACCAAGTCGAACCGCGGCATAATGCTGAACGCGGTGGAGTACTGCGTGTTTCCGGGCGCCGTGAACGCGGAGGCCAAGCGGCGCGTGCTGGACGAGGTGGCGCGCTCCGAGTCTAAGCACTTCCTCGTGCTGTTCCGGGACGCGGGCTGCCAGTTCCGCGCGCTCTACTCCTACTGCCCCGAAACGGACCTCATCGCCAAACTCTACGGCACCGGCCCGAAAGTCGTCAACGACAGGATGTTCGACAAGTTCTTCAA GTACAACTCCGGCAGCAAGTGCTTCTCGCAGGTCCACACGAAGCATCTGACGGTCACCATCGACGCGTTCACGATACACAACTCGCTGTGGCAGGGCAAGAAGGTGCAGCTACCCAGCAAGAAGGACATGGCCTTAGTCATATAA
- the LOC101737740 gene encoding patronin isoform X11 has product MVAMVASGYGTLRRFLSAPEGQHGANEAGVASSASVAVSSKQRASIKWLLSKAFNNRVPENLQEPFYRDHEDLEHLKPPICGGLANAELYCLALANMYSDPNYHSLNHWNILQTLVRKGIDVPDPPDCALTETVLIQTNPLKMGAHMVVIEALMKLYAREVVTADRVWAAAQRFGATLPPINSASTHEAGILCWVNAACAAFNKAEESTPPVPTVSSLQDLCEGTSLAALVSFYCPEALPRSALRVGRVASIQDCLHNLMLVHDFCANYLPHNIFHMMPEDVTYMRGSMKQNLVAMLADLFNVLEVHPVKSVKCPGSEREACNEHGVRPRRALPAPAPSPIPDLRPDRPPHDLHHAVPFAVPRSPSACSGRPAPRRSASSTPERRSCSPQRDQFVVHRGKAVTTLASLARRDDDNGYEAGPIVPAGRPTRGEGRDSFAGRRSRRGSVSDDSQLTVENFGGSQDTLHFAGRNPEKELAIVTNVRKISAPAGPLDSYNPPLRSSRQDIRGSFQLFDDYNGAPDERFKVERPPPQLSDPPAPLRRQRSTDAVNSPTTNYFTYKGGGDGGGGGGGGGGFYLGDNRDATDGEAIKTSFADLNKIRTNGDQTGAASQFGPVETEQTDRRKTTTFSTPPLNTTTWQQQFLQQENQLNGEEGAGEGGAGGGGAMAAQLNNIRLKLEEKRRRIELDKRRAEQALSRQRQQLGHQAFLQAVTRGKGARTPPEDEPKQEPALTQDMVVEPPSQSVDNVVLEQYQQSIAKMNSSLQDIQSDIARLANQQNQLQHQQHQQHQHQQAKQLFQQQPQPQLVPQSQPPPSPAPYQQHYQPNIPQLLHQQSQPQYQREPEPRTWRSPSPSASPQPPAERSWTPQGFTQPFHVHYSQQNGNDTQNHLSYVVSEQQHQHHTHQQHSHQQQQPLKPQQLHQRQASPAPPPPDDMQPQNISFIGNAEDDALRHGIARLNISSGTRTYRIPSPTRPTLARNSFQQEELPENEKGFYISFDNEQPKRAKPPLRPKRMSPKKERSSEAPSPERGPGAAWGDRVPAHEEPCVPRRAPSPSPERARPSSPQPAAALLIGEMNPDPNSAEEMERKKERIMLLSLQRRQRADEARARAEAAAAARRAREDAAQELKQARKEEQARRREAILQQYKLKKAIEEAEREGKVIDKSELLESMKHGSSPASSNPRLRSRGATTRARPKTIHVDTGALHAAEGMLAKQPSATNLAAGGGSVRRDYYRGSQDSLAERAGLYRDSPVDDRGGMSPSSASSGPLGRRGSCKTSRERVNEEPQSSRGRSKYTSYQSNFKAGRKSSSLMNLCDSGLGRATPPRRAASPAHRTAASGPGSLPGALPGAIGKRRQHDDNSDVSSTHSSIMDYSGPRLYKQPTTKSNRGIMLNAVEYCVFPGAVNAEAKRRVLDEVARSESKHFLVLFRDAGCQFRALYSYCPETDLIAKLYGTGPKVVNDRMFDKFFKYNSGSKCFSQVHTKHLTVTIDAFTIHNSLWQGKKVQLPSKKDMALVI; this is encoded by the exons GACTTGGAACACTTGAAGCCACCTATATGCGGCGGTTTGGCCAACGCGGAGCTGTACTGCCTGGCGCTGGCCAACATGTACTCGGATCCGAACTACCATAGCCTCAACCATTGGAACATCCTGCAGACCCTAGTCAGGAAGGGAATCGACGTTCCCGACCCACCCGACTGCGCGCTCACCGAAACAGTTTTAATTCAAACGAATCCGCTAAAAATG GGCGCGCACATGGTCGTAATCGAAGCACTGATGAAGCTGTACGCTCGAGAGGTTGTGACCGCGGACCGCGTGTGGGCGGCGGCGCAGCGTTTCGGTGCTACGCTGCCGCCCATCAACTCGGCCTCCACCCACGAGGCGGGTATCCTGTGTTGGGTCAACGCGGCCTGCGCTGCATTCAACAAGGCTGAG GAATCAACTCCGCCCGTGCCGACGGTGTCCAGTCTCCAAGATCTGTGCGAAGGCACATCCTTGGCGGCGTTAGTGTCGTTCTACTGTCCCGAAGCGTTGCCTCGCTCTGCGCTGCGGGTGGGCCGCGTCGCTTCGATACAGGATTGTCTGCACAACCTGATGCTGGTGCACGACTTCTGCGCCAACTACCTGCCTCATAACATATTCCACATGATGCCCGAAGACGTCACTTACATGAGAGG gtcaatgaaacaaaatttagtAGCGATGCTCGCCGACCTGTTCAACGTGCTAGAAGTTCATCCGGTCAAATCAGTAAAGTGCCCGGGAAGCG AGCGCGAGGCGTGCAACGAGCACGGCGTGCGGCCGCGCCGCGCCCTGCCCGCCCCCGCGCCCTCGCCCATCCCCGACCTGCGCCCCGACCGCCCGCCGCACGACCTGCACCACGCCGTGCCCTTCGCAG TGCCCCGTTCGCCGTCGGCGTGCAGCGGGCGGCCCGCGCCCCGCCGCTCGGCCAGCTCGACGCCCGAGCGGCGCAGCTGCAGCCCGCAACGCGATCAGTTCGTCGTGCACCGCGGCAAGGCGGTCACCACGCTCGCCTCCCTAGCCAGGAGGGACGACGACAATG GATACGAGGCGGGTCCCATAGTGCCGGCGGGGCGGCCCACCCGCGGCGAGGGCCGGGACAGCTTCGCGGGGCGGCGGTCGCGGCGCGGCTCCGTGTCCGACGACAGCCAGCTCACGGTCGAGAACTTCGGCGGCTCGCAGGACACGCTGCACTTCGCCGGACGGAACCCCGAGAAGGAGCTGGCCATCGTCACCAACGTCAGGAAGATATCTGCGCCCGCAG GACCCTTAGACAGCTACAACCCACCCCTGCGATCATCGCGACAAGACATCCGAGGCTCATTCCAACTGTTCGACGACTACAACGGCGCTCCCGACGAACGATTCAAGGTGGAGCGGCCTCCGCCGCAGCTCAGCGACCCCCCCGCGCCGCTCCGCCGCCAGCGCAGCACGGACGCCGTCAACTCGCCGACAACCAACTACTTCACGTACAAGGGCGGCGGggacggcggcggcggcggcggcggcggcggcggcttcTACCTCGGCGATAACAGGGACGCCACCGACGGCGAAGCGATCAAGACTAGCTTCGCCGATCTCAACAAGATCAGGACTAACGGTGACCAGACAG GCGCCGCGTCACAGTTCGGTCCGGTGGAGACGGAGCAGACGGATCGGCGGAAGACCACGACGTTCTCAACGCCGCCGCTGAACACGACGACGTGGCAGCAACAGTTCTTGCAGCAGGAGAACCAACTCA ACGGCGAGGAGGGCGCCGGCGAGGGCGGCGCGGGAGGGGGCGGCGCCATGGCCGCACAGCTCAACAACATCCGCCTCAAGCTGGAGGAGAAGCGGCGGCGCATCGAGCTGGACAAGCGGCGCGCGGAGCAGGCGCTCTCCCGCCAGCGCCAGCAGCTCGGCCACCAGGCCTTCCTGCAGGCCGTCACCAGG GGCAAGGGCGCCCGCACTCCGCCGGAGGACGAGCCCAAGCAGGAACCCGCACTAACGCAG GACATGGTTGTTGAACCGCCGAGTCAATCTGTCGATAACGTGGTTTTAGAGCAATACCAGCAGTCGATAGccaa AATGAACTCGAGCCTGCAAGATATACAAAGCGACATAGCGAGATTAGCGAACCAACAGAATCAGTTGCAGCATCAGCAACATCAGCAACACCAGCATCAACAG GCGAAGCAGTTGTTCCAGCAACAACCGCAACCCCAGCTTGTACCGCAGTCGCAGCCGCCACCGTCGCCGGCGCCCTACCAGCAACACTACCAACCGAACATTCCACAGCTG TTACATCAACAAAGTCAGCCGCAGTACCAGAGAGAGCCGGAGCCCCGCACCTGGCGCTCTCCCTCCCCCTCCGCCTCTCCGCAGCCCCCCGCGGAACGGAGCTGGACTCCGCAAGGGTTTACGCAACCCTTCCATGTCCACTATTCCCAACAGAACGGCAACGACACACAAAATCACCTCAGCTACGTGGTCAGCGAACAGCAACACCAACATCACACCCATCAGCAACACTCCCACCAGCAACAACAGCCGCTTAAACCGCAACAACTACATCAGCGGCAAGCCTCCCcagcgccgccgccgcccgaCGACATGCAACCGCAGAACATTTCGTTCATTGGGAACGCGGAAGACGACGCACTGCGGCACGGCATCGCCCGCCTCAACATCTCGTCGGGCACCCGCACCTACCGCATCCCCTCCCCCACGCGACCCACGCTCGCCAGGAACTCGTTCCAGCAGGAGGAGCTCCCCGAGAACGAGAAAGGCTTTTACATATCGTTCGATAACGAACAGCCGAAGCGCGCGAAGCCCCCGCTCCGGCCGAAGCGAATGTCCCCGAAGAAGGAGAGGTCGAGCGAAGCGCCAAGCCCCGAGCGCGGTCCCGGGGCGGCGTGGGGCGACCGCGTGCCCGCGCACGAGGAGCCCTGCGTCCCGCGCCGCGCCCCCTCCCCCTCCCCCGAGCGAGCGCGGCCCAGCTCGCCGCAGCCCGCTGCCGCCCTGCTCATCGGGGAAATGAACCCGGATCCC AACTCTGCGGAGGAAATGGAACGCAAGAAGGAGCGCATAATGTTGTTGTCGCTACAACGGCGGCAGCGCGCGGACGAGGCGCGCGCGCGTGcggaggcggcggcggcggcgcggcgggcgCGCGAGGACGCCGCGCAGGAACTCAAGCAGGCGCGGAAGGAGGAGCAGGCGCGGCGCCGGGAGGCCATCCTGCAGCAGTACAAGCTCAAGAAGGCCATCGAGGAAGCCGAACGAGAG ggTAAAGTGATAGATAAGTCAGAATTATTGGAGAGTATGAAACACGGCAGCAGTCCAGCGAGCAGTAACCCTCGGCTGCGGTCCCGGGGCGCCACCACGCGCGCCCGGCCCAAGACCATCCACGTAGACACGGGCGCACTGCACGCCGCCGAGGGGATGCTCGCCAAGCAACCGTCCGCCACCAACCTCGCAG CGGGCGGCGGCTCCGTGCGGCGCGACTACTACCGCGGCTCGCAGGACTCGCTCGCCGAGCGCGCCGGCCTCTACCGCG ATTCTCCAGTAGACGACCGCGGAGGCATGTccccgagcagcgcctcgagcGGCCCCCTCGGCCGGAGGGGCTCCTGCAAGACTTCCAGAG AGCGCGTGAATGAGGAACCGCAGTCGTCACGTGGAAGGTCTAAATATACGAGTTACCAGAGTAACTTTAAGGCGGGGCGCAAGTCAAGCTCTCTAATGAACTTGTGCG ACTCGGGTCTCGGACGGGCCACGCCGCCGCGCCGAGCCGCCTCCCCCGCGCACCGCACCGCCGCCTCCGGGCCCGGCTCGCTGCCCGGCGCGCTGCCCGGCGCCATCGGCAAGCGCAGGCAGCACGACGACAACTCCGACGTCTCCTCCACGCACTCCTCCATCATGGACTACTCCG GTCCCCGGCTGTACAAGCAGCCGACGACCAAGTCGAACCGCGGCATAATGCTGAACGCGGTGGAGTACTGCGTGTTTCCGGGCGCCGTGAACGCGGAGGCCAAGCGGCGCGTGCTGGACGAGGTGGCGCGCTCCGAGTCTAAGCACTTCCTCGTGCTGTTCCGGGACGCGGGCTGCCAGTTCCGCGCGCTCTACTCCTACTGCCCCGAAACGGACCTCATCGCCAAACTCTACGGCACCGGCCCGAAAGTCGTCAACGACAGGATGTTCGACAAGTTCTTCAA GTACAACTCCGGCAGCAAGTGCTTCTCGCAGGTCCACACGAAGCATCTGACGGTCACCATCGACGCGTTCACGATACACAACTCGCTGTGGCAGGGCAAGAAGGTGCAGCTACCCAGCAAGAAGGACATGGCCTTAGTCATATAA